Below is a genomic region from Mucilaginibacter auburnensis.
CGGGCGAAACAGGAAAAATATACATCACTTTAAACGACAACGCGCAATACCGCTGGAGCGGCTCAACTTATGTTTTATTAGTAGCCTCACCCGGTAGTACTGATGCAGTGCCCGAGGGCAGCACCAATAAATATTTTACCACTTCACGAGTGTTATCAACGCTTTTATCAGGCGTAAATTTTTTAAACACTGCTGCCGTGTCTGCCACTGATAGTATTTTAGGTGCAATTGGGAAACTGCAGGCGCAAATAAATGGGTTACTTAAAGTTCCTGCAGGGGGAACTGCCGGGCAAATATTAGCAAAAATTGACAATGCTGACGGGAATGCAGAATGGATAGATGCTCCGGTTGGTGGTATAGCCGACGGACTTGTTTTAGGCGGCGAAGCTTCTGTATCCGGGCAAACAGTAACCATCCACCCTGCAACATGGCGAATAAACGGCAACAACTACAGTACGGTAAGCGCAGAAGATTTTTTACTCTCTGATGCAGACCCGGTTAATGGCCGCTATGATGTTATTTATGGCGATGCATCAGGTATGCTTCATCTTATAGAAGGAACTACATCCGCTAACCCTGTAAAACCACCTATACCCGATGCTACCATTGAGATTGCCGTTGCCTATGTTGAACCAGGCACTATAAGCACCATTGGCGTTGAATTGGCTAATTACGCGACAAAGCAAGACGTTTTAAATGTAACCGGAGAAAAGGCAGAGTTGCAAACAGACGCTAAGGGAAACCTGGTTGAAGCGGTAAACGAAGTAAGACGAAAAATAAGCGAGCTTAACCAGGATAGCTTAATGATAAAAGCTTTTAAATACTCAAACTATAAATAAAATGGCTAAAAACACAGAAATATTTTTTACTAAAGCGGTACGGTTCAAACCAACTGCTTACAATAGTGCAGACGGCACTACAGCCAAGCAGGTATTTGCACCATCAAGCGAGGGCAGCCGCGTAACATTGATGGCAATATCATCAACCAGCGCTACGCAAAAAACAGTACTGTTACAGGTGAACGACGGTACAAACATCTCGTTAATGGGGCATATAACTGTACCTGCAGCAGCAGGAACAAATGGATCGGTGCCGGTAGTTAGCGGTTTGAACCGCGGAAACCTGCCATGGCTGCAAATAGACAGCGACGGCAACCCATTTATTGACCTGAATTACGGCATGAACCTGGAAGCCAAACTGCTTGCAGCACTGTCATCAGGCGAACAATTAACTATAGTAGTGGGTGGTGGCAATTACGATGAATAATTATGGCGAATAGAAACGGATTAAACCATAAAGTACGCGGGGTTAAAGGTGTTGGTTGGAATCGTGCGCTGCCGGCAGCGTTTGGGTTTGGAAATGGCATTAAACCCGATGGGATTAATGACTATATGGACGTTCCCCGTTTAGTAAACTATGTTTTACCAGATAAGCTGACTATTGAGTTGTGGTTGTATAAAGACATTACAATCAATAATGGTTATATATTTAGTATATATGATGATTTGAAAGATGCTACGCTTAATTTTAATACTAATGGAAGTGCACGGTTGTTAAGATTCGACAGCCAATCCGGTGGATTAGTCGGTCAATCTTACTGGCCAGAATCAGAAGATGGATTAAAAGCCCATTGTGTATGGTGTATTGACAAAGTCGAAAACTATTCTAAATTCTATCTTAACGGATACCTCATGAGTACGATGTCTTCAATTGCTGCTTATGCGCCAAATTATATAAAGTCAATAAATTTTTTCAGATATTATACCGGCACGCTTAATAGCAATGCCCTTGTAGATGAATTTAGAATATACTCCAAGGTTTTACGTGAAGACCAAATAGTAATTAATTATAACAGTGGTGTGGGAAATAATCCGTGCGTGACAGAGTATTTGCTACTCTGGTATAATTTTGATAAAATTGAGTCACTTGATTTCTCACCTTTACTCGACAAA
It encodes:
- a CDS encoding LamG-like jellyroll fold domain-containing protein, yielding MANRNGLNHKVRGVKGVGWNRALPAAFGFGNGIKPDGINDYMDVPRLVNYVLPDKLTIELWLYKDITINNGYIFSIYDDLKDATLNFNTNGSARLLRFDSQSGGLVGQSYWPESEDGLKAHCVWCIDKVENYSKFYLNGYLMSTMSSIAAYAPNYIKSINFFRYYTGTLNSNALVDEFRIYSKVLREDQIVINYNSGVGNNPCVTEYLLLWYNFDKIESLDFSPLLDKSLIGNGVRDLSGNDNHARLFNMDVTPTSSSFVLKPF